In Neoarius graeffei isolate fNeoGra1 chromosome 17, fNeoGra1.pri, whole genome shotgun sequence, a single window of DNA contains:
- the LOC132864434 gene encoding uncharacterized protein LOC132864434: protein MSIVDDFVATPSVETFNLLTKIQLLDIAERYKVPLISEDKRSKSLMQLVVKAALIKAQVLPEEEATPPSPAAAAEVTYEQQKELLRLQMEKTRLEYDKEIEKRRLDREVELFKLDVERQRLALIERGKMPAGTPGEFDVARSLKLVPKFDEAKVETFFTLFERVANAYHWPDVERTLLLQCTLTGRAQEAYSALDGTESLKYDSVKQAVLKAYELVPEAYRQKFRSMRKRPTQTYTDFARELAVQFNRWCVASGAETQAGLTNLILVEQLKNTLPEAMATFLSEREAITLTALAALADDYALIHKSRFSAPPSRDIRWSRNTRTPRDAVPSNRGAPRARNQPDPSSVCNYCLGKGHWKFECPVLRGKEKFKIPVKDNASALPVGHLACVDESFSPFVFDGYVSLRRGSDKIAVKILRDTGSVESFICRSTLPFSTSSDTGQCVFVRGINLNVLTVPLHSVYLESVLVSGDVSLGVRPMLPVRGVSVILGNGLAGACVWANGVVECGGVQNSSSALSDREVAPVSVVTRSSSKRTAALENDDAHSLTGLPTSISRQQVIDAQRSDASLQMLFPKVRGCDDDVSEGYILKDEVLMRKRPSSGPADEHAWQVVVPTTLRSLVLKTAHDDAGHMGVRKTYDQVTRYCYWPRVKRDITEHVRACHVCQQTGKPNQMPKPVPLRPITPASKPF, encoded by the coding sequence ATGTCGATCGTTGACGATTTCGTTGCCACTCCCTCTGTGGAGACGTTTAATTTATTAACTAAAATCCAGCTCTTGGACATTGCCGAGCGTTATAAGGTTCCTCTAATTAGTGAAGACAAACGTTCCAAGTCGCTCATGCAACTAGTTGTTAAAGCGGCGTTGATTAAAGCGCAGGTGCTGCCCGAGGAGGAGGCGACTCCTCCCTCTCCGGCAGCGGCGGCTGAAGTGACATACGAACAGCAAAAAGAGCTCCTTAggcttcaaatggagaaaactagACTGGAGTATGATAAAGAAATAGAAAAACGACGCCTCGACCGGGAAGTGGAATTGTTTAAATTGGATGTCGAGCGCCAGCGTTTAGCTTTGATTGAACGTGGCAAAATGCCTGCTGGTACTCCTGGGGAATTTGATGTGGCACGTAGTTTAAAGCTGGTGCCTAAATTTGATGAAGCCAAAGTGGAAACTTTTTTTACTCTGTTTGAGCGTGTCGCCAATGCATATCACTGGCCCGACGTTGAGCGCACACTGCTACTGCAGTGCACCTTAACTGGCCGCGCCCAGGAGGCCTATTCCGCGCTGGATGGCACCGAAAGCCTGAAATACGACTCTGTTAAACAAGCGGTGCTCAAAGCTTATGAGCTCGTTCCTGAGGCCTATCGCCAAAAGTTCCGTAGCATGCGAAAACGACCTACGCAAACCTATACCGACTTCGCCCGCGAGCTTGCCGTTCAGTTTAATCGTTGGTGTGTAGCGTCTGGCGCTGAAACACAAGCTGGCCTTACAAACCTAATTTTGGTTGAACAGCTAAAAAACACACTACCCGAAGCTATGGCCACTTTCCTTAGTGAACGTGAAGCGATCACACTGACTGCGTTAGCTGCGTTGGCCGATGATTATGCCCTCATTCATAAAAGTAGGTTCTCTGCTCCACCGAGCCGTGACATTCGCTGGTCACGGAACACCCGAACACCCCGCGATGCTGTACCTTCGAATAGGGGCGCTCCTCGCGCTCGTAATCAACCAGATCCAAGCAGCGTTTGTAATTACTGCTTGGGGAAAGGGCACTGGAAGTTTGAATGTCCCGTCTTACGGGGTAAAGAGAAATTTAAAATTCCCGTTAAGGACAATGCCTCGGCTCTGCCAGTTGGTCATCTTGCTTGCGTGGATGAAAGTTTCTCACCCTTTGTGTTTGATGGTTATGTGTCACTGCGTCGTGGCAGCGATAAAATCGCAGTGAAAATCCTGAGGGATACGGGCTCCGTAGAGTCTTTCATTTGTAGGTCCACCTTGCCCTTTTCAACGTCTTCTGATACCGGCCAGTGTGTTTTTGTTCGTGGCATTAATTTGAATGTCCTGACCGTGCCCTTACACAGCGTGTACCTAGAGTCCGTTTTAGTCAGTGGAGATGTTTCACTCGGTGTGCGCCCTATGCTCCCTGTCCGTGGGGTTTCTGTTATTCTTGGGAATGGGTTAGCTGGGGCTTGTGTATGGGCAAATGGGGTGGTTGAATGTGGGGGTGTCCAAAATTCAAGTAGTGCTCTCTCAGACCGTGAAGTTGCGCCTGTGTCCGTGGTAACGCGCTCGTCCAGTAAAAGGACAGCTGCGCTGGAGAACGATGATGCTCATTCTTTAACTGGTTTGCCGACCTCGATCTCTCGCCAGCAGGTGATTGACGCGCAGCGGTCGGATGCTTCCCTGCAGATGCTGTTTCCCAAGGTTCGTGGCTGCGACGATGACGTATCTGAAGGTTATATACTGAAGGACGAGGTCTTGATGCGTAAACGCCCTTCAAGCGGCCCAGCTGATGAACATGCGTGGCAGGTAGTGGTGCCAACCACCTTGCGTAGCCTGGTGTTAAAAACTGCCCATGATGACGCCGGGCACATGGGTGTCCGTAAAACCTATGACCAAGTCACACGCTACTGCTACTGGCCTAGGGTAAAACGTGACATTACGGAACATGTGCGAGCCTGCCATGTCTGTCAACAGACTGGCAAGCCTAATCAAATGCCAAAACCGGTTCCTCTGCGACCCATCACCCCTGCGTCAAAACCGTTCTAA